Proteins encoded by one window of Microcebus murinus isolate Inina chromosome 2, M.murinus_Inina_mat1.0, whole genome shotgun sequence:
- the LOC105885896 gene encoding uncharacterized protein LOC105885896, which yields MSSQQQKQPCAPPPQPQQQQVKQPCQPPPQEPCYPKVPEPCHPKVPEPCHPKVPEPCHPKVPEPCHPKVPEPCHPKVPEPCHPKMPEPCHPKVPEPCPSTVTPTPAQQKTKQK from the coding sequence ATGAGTTCCCAGCAGCAGAAGCAgccctgtgccccaccccctCAGCCTCAGCAGCAGCAGGTGAAACAGCCTTGCCAGCCTCCACCCCAGGAGCCCTGCTACCCCAAGGTGCCTGAGCCCTGCCACCCCAAGGTGCCTGAGCCCTGCCACCCCAAGGTGCCTGAGCCCTGCCACCCCAAGGTGCCTGAGCCCTGCCACCCCAAGGTGCCTGAGCCCTGCCACCCCAAGGTGCCTGAGCCCTGCCACCCCAAGATGCCTGAGCCCTGCCACCCCAAGGTGCCTGAGCCCTGCCCCTCAACGGTTACTCCAACACCAGCCCAGCAGAAGACAAAGCAGAAGTGA